One Kitasatospora sp. NBC_01266 genomic window carries:
- a CDS encoding oxidoreductase codes for MSRTAVIGGGPGGLYFAALAKQLAPEREITLWERNAPDDTFGFGVVFSDETLDGIAQADPEVFRAMSAEFARWRDIDIRYAGRQLTSGGHGFAALERRRLLAILRRRCEELGVDLRFSTQAPAAAELAAEYDLVVAADGVRSATRQAFAASFGPRLDERGCRYMWLATDRVFEAFTFIVEQTDFGIVQVHAYPYDDRRSTFIVELGEEAWQQAGFGDDERSVRRCERLLAEHLDGHRLIAGPSPRWINFTTVRNASWRHGNVVLLGDAAHTAHFSIGSGTKLAMEDALALAACLHEHPTVPQALSAYEAERKPVVESTQRAAQASLEWFEGIGGHTGQPAPQFAFNLLTRSRRVGYQSLRERDPEFVAAVDSWFGSDCGVPPMFRPLKLGRLPLRNRIVVPPLATYTAVDGMPSAFEAAQFSAQALGGAALVLAGMTAVSPEGRATPHCPGLWNDEQERAWRRIVEAARLLPDTRLGIQLTHAGRRASTARPGPDGIGRPLAPGEGDWPSLAASALPWDADSPRPREANRAELDAIVRDFAAATERAHRAGFDVLELQLGHGQLLSGFLSPLTNQRRDEYGGTLGCRLRFPLQVLAAVRAAWPAAKPLLVRISATDWAEGGTTSAEAVRICRALADGGADAVDVSTGEVVAHQRPDYGRSYQTPYADLIRNATGIPTIAVGAISSHDDANSILLAGRADLVAVGRAHLHDPLWTLHAAADQGYTGPGAPWPQPWQAGRRKPPGPRADRVPPRLHLLRAPADPVHRRWLPKRDPQPDADRSA; via the coding sequence GTGAGCCGGACAGCCGTGATCGGCGGCGGGCCCGGCGGGCTCTACTTCGCCGCGCTGGCCAAGCAGTTGGCCCCGGAACGGGAGATCACCCTGTGGGAGCGCAACGCCCCCGACGACACCTTCGGGTTCGGCGTGGTCTTCTCCGACGAGACCCTCGACGGGATCGCCCAGGCCGACCCGGAGGTGTTCCGGGCGATGTCCGCGGAGTTCGCCCGCTGGCGCGACATCGACATCCGCTACGCGGGGCGGCAACTCACCTCCGGCGGCCACGGCTTCGCCGCCCTGGAGCGCCGGCGGCTGCTGGCCATCCTGCGCCGGCGCTGCGAGGAGCTCGGGGTCGACCTGCGGTTCAGCACCCAGGCGCCGGCCGCCGCCGAACTGGCCGCCGAGTACGACCTGGTGGTGGCCGCCGACGGGGTCCGCTCGGCCACCCGGCAGGCCTTTGCCGCGAGCTTCGGCCCGCGGCTGGACGAGCGCGGCTGCCGCTACATGTGGCTGGCCACCGACCGGGTCTTCGAGGCCTTCACCTTCATCGTCGAGCAGACCGACTTCGGCATCGTGCAGGTGCACGCCTACCCCTATGACGACCGGCGCAGCACCTTCATCGTGGAGCTGGGGGAGGAGGCCTGGCAGCAGGCCGGCTTCGGCGACGACGAGCGCAGCGTGCGGCGCTGCGAGCGGCTGCTGGCCGAACACCTCGACGGGCACCGGCTGATCGCCGGACCCAGCCCGCGCTGGATCAACTTCACCACGGTGCGCAACGCGAGTTGGCGCCACGGCAATGTGGTGCTGCTCGGCGACGCGGCGCACACCGCGCACTTCTCGATCGGCTCGGGCACCAAGCTGGCCATGGAGGACGCCCTGGCGCTCGCCGCCTGCCTGCACGAACACCCCACTGTTCCACAGGCGTTGAGCGCCTACGAGGCCGAGCGCAAGCCGGTGGTGGAGTCCACCCAGCGCGCCGCCCAAGCCAGTCTGGAGTGGTTCGAGGGCATCGGGGGCCACACCGGCCAGCCGGCCCCGCAGTTCGCCTTCAACCTGCTCACCCGCAGCCGCCGGGTCGGCTACCAGAGTCTGCGCGAGCGGGACCCGGAGTTCGTCGCGGCGGTCGACTCCTGGTTCGGCTCCGACTGCGGCGTCCCGCCGATGTTCCGGCCCTTGAAGCTCGGCCGGCTGCCGCTGCGCAACCGGATCGTGGTGCCGCCGCTGGCCACCTACACGGCGGTCGACGGCATGCCGAGCGCCTTCGAGGCCGCCCAGTTCAGCGCGCAGGCGCTCGGCGGCGCGGCGCTGGTGCTGGCCGGGATGACCGCCGTCAGCCCCGAGGGCCGGGCCACCCCGCACTGCCCGGGGCTCTGGAACGACGAGCAGGAGCGGGCCTGGCGGCGGATCGTCGAGGCGGCCCGGCTGCTGCCCGACACCCGCCTCGGGATCCAGCTCACCCATGCGGGCCGCCGCGCCTCGACCGCCAGGCCAGGACCGGACGGCATCGGCCGCCCGCTGGCCCCCGGTGAAGGCGACTGGCCGTCGCTGGCCGCCTCCGCGCTGCCCTGGGACGCCGACAGTCCGCGGCCGCGCGAAGCCAACCGGGCCGAACTGGACGCCATCGTCAGGGACTTCGCCGCCGCCACCGAGCGGGCCCACCGGGCCGGCTTCGACGTCCTGGAACTCCAGCTGGGCCATGGGCAGTTGCTCTCCGGCTTCCTCTCCCCGCTGACCAACCAGCGCCGGGACGAGTACGGCGGCACGCTGGGCTGCCGACTGCGCTTCCCGCTCCAGGTGCTGGCGGCGGTCCGGGCCGCCTGGCCGGCCGCCAAGCCGCTGCTGGTGCGGATCTCCGCCACCGACTGGGCCGAGGGCGGCACCACGTCGGCCGAGGCGGTGCGGATCTGCCGCGCGCTGGCCGACGGCGGGGCGGACGCGGTGGACGTCTCCACCGGCGAGGTGGTCGCCCACCAGCGGCCCGACTACGGACGCAGCTACCAGACCCCGTACGCCGACCTGATCCGCAACGCCACCGGGATCCCGACCATCGCGGTCGGCGCCATCTCCAGCCACGACGACGCCAACTCGATCCTGCTGGCCGGGCGGGCCGACCTGGTCGCGGTCGGCCGCGCCCACCTGCACGACCCGCTCTGGACCCTGCACGCCGCCGCCGACCAGGGCTACACCGGACCGGGCGCGCCCTGGCCGCAGCCCTGGCAGGCCGGCCGGCGCAAGCCGCCGGGCCCGCGCGCCGACCGGGTGCCGCCCCGACTGCACCTGCTGCGCGCCCCCGCCGACCCCGTCCACCGCCGCTGGCTGCCCAAGCGCGACCCGCAACCCGACGCCGACCGGAGCGCCTGA
- a CDS encoding acyl-CoA thioesterase, producing MVVERRVEWSDTDAAGHYHFSAVQRWVEAAEAVLLRRLGLDGLFGSIPRVRFEADYRERLWFGEPVHTELRVEKVGRSSLTYGFEVRGPSGPAATGRMTVVHAAVRAKGSAPWPDEVRAALTQAGPQDAECYHREES from the coding sequence GTGGTGGTGGAGCGGCGGGTCGAGTGGTCGGACACCGACGCGGCCGGGCACTACCACTTCTCCGCCGTGCAGCGCTGGGTCGAGGCGGCCGAGGCGGTGCTGCTGCGCCGGCTCGGGCTGGACGGACTCTTCGGCAGCATCCCCCGGGTGCGCTTCGAGGCGGACTACCGCGAGCGCCTCTGGTTCGGCGAACCGGTGCACACCGAACTGCGGGTGGAGAAGGTCGGCCGCTCATCGCTGACCTACGGCTTCGAGGTGCGCGGCCCCAGCGGCCCCGCCGCCACCGGGCGGATGACCGTGGTGCACGCCGCCGTGCGGGCCAAGGGCTCGGCACCGTGGCCGGACGAGGTGCGGGCCGCGCTCACCCAGGCCGGGCCGCAGGACGCCGAGTGCTACCACCGGGAGGAGTCGTGA